The genomic region TGTCACCTTTGTTGACCCATGCATTCTCATTTGTTGGGTCAAGTCTTAGAATACGGTTATAACATTTAATCGCAGCTTCATGGTTGCCGGTGTTGAAAAGAATGACTCCCATGTTGCACCAGACATCAACATCACTTTTGTTAAGGCGGACTGACATCTTGAAGCACTCAAGGGCTTCTTCATAAAGTCCAAGAAAAGAAAGAGCTATACCTTTATTATTCCAGACCAGCGCAAGCGCTTCATTACTCCATAATTCAGGATCCAGATCATCATGACCAAGGATAAGTGAAAAATACTCTATTTTTTCTTCCGGATCTTCAGCATCAAACGCTAATTTGAACCATTCCTCCGGGGTATCAGAATCCATTCAACCAACCAACTCCAGAACACTAATTATGAACTAATTATAGCACACTAACATAATATCATGTTTACGGCAATCTGCCGTCTTTTCTTACTTTTCCTTAATGTGCATAACATATTAATTAAGTTATCGAAATTATTCGGACTTAATGGAGGTATATATTAACAAAATAATAAAAAAATAACGTAATATGCATACGAAGTATAAACTGTAAGTAGTTTATTCTATCTTATCATATTATGAGCAACCAGGTGCAGCCTTGCGAATTTCGTCAATATGCATTAATTTGTTGGCGTCAATTCCCACAAGGCACATACCTTTTTTATCCATTGCCCACACATCACATTTATCTTTGATGTCATCAGGTATTTTTTCACCAGGAAGGTCATTCGGGTCAATACTACACTTCTGAAGACCGGGATATTCATCAGGATTAAGCTCCATGATGGTGATTACCTTTTGCAGGTCAGATAGCAGAACTTCAATATTTTCATGGTCCCAATTGCGTATTCGGTCACAGATTAAAGGAATTAATATCTTAGCAACACCTGCATTGGCCAGTATTTTGTTAGAAAGGCACAGGGCTGCGTTACCGTATTTTACGTCCTCACTCGGTCCCCTGAAGCAGAAAATTCCTTCACTGACAAGTTTTTCAAGGTTTAGAGGAACTTCCGATGTATTAATGGCACTTTCTACTGTTTTAATATCAACACCATATTCATCAGCAATTCTTCTGATAGCTTTTTCAATAACAATATTATTATCTATCACTCTGACACATCCTGCCGGAACATCAGACCCGTAGTCAACCAGATTACTTGAATGGGATCATCTTTCCAGTTTCAGCATATCCTGCGGTGTATTAACGTTTACAAAACTCTTAAATTCTTTGTCTATTGTCCTTATCACTTCGGCATCAAGATAAATCACATCATCAAGAAATGACACCGGGGACAGTATGCTTCTACTGCCTTCCTCAAGAGCACTTTCAATTGCTCCAAGCATAACATCTCTTTTATACACTGCATGCAGCGGTTCTTTTCTACCATATTCGCTAATAGGTATGAGTGCCTCATGCTCGCCTACCATATCGAACATTATGTCAATGAGCGCCATATTAAGATATGGCATGTCACATGCAACAGTAAAAACATAGTCGCCTTCTGCTCTTTCAAAACCGGATAGCATTCCTGCAAGAGGCCCGGCATTTCTTATCCTGTCTGTAACTATCTTTCTTCCCTGCAAATAAGGTGAGAATTCCTGAACCTGCTGTTCATCGCGCAGTGAAATAATTACTTCATCTGATACATCATCAAGAACCGAAAGTGATCGCTCCAGCAGAGTGCTGTCTTCAAGCATCATCAGGGCTTTTTCCCTGCCATTCATCCGGGTACCTAGTCCGCCTGCAAGCAAAAGTGATGAACGTATCATACAAGACCTCTTCTGCGTTCACTTCTGTATTCATCAAGAATGGACTGGAATTGTTCCTGCTCTTTTTCATTGCGGCGCTTTTCAGCTCCTTCTTTCCAGAGTTCAATTGCTTCGTCAAGAATATCAGGATCCACTGAAGCCAGGTCTCCCACACGGTGTAGCTGGATATCTTTCAGCACCGGCACATCGTTATCATAAAATGATTCAAGCGCAGCATGTGGCATATCCTCGGTAATCAGCACAGCTTTTACTTTTGATTCGGCAAGCAGTGATGCAGTTACTGGTCCGCCGCCGCTTGGGTCTTTGAGGAAAACAACATCATTCTCTTTGATTCCATAGAGTTCTTTCGTATGCTGTATAGCTTCCCTTGTAAAAGCAGATATGACTTTAACAGGAAGTCCTTCGCCTTTAACTTCCTTTTTTCGTATCTGCTTCAGACGTTTGTTCTGCCTGCGCTGGTTTTTCAGATTCTTGCGGGTTTTTGCAAGTTCCTTATTGAGACGCTCAATTTCAGTATCCCTTATCTGTATCTCCCTTTCCTTCTTTACCTGCTTGTAAATGGAAGTCTTGAATTTATTGATACGCATCTCAAGTTTCTCTATTGTTTTTTCTTTTTGCCCGGATTCATACTTGATTTCAGAAACATAGTCTTTGAGTTGTTTTATCTGCGAATTCTTCTGCCGGATTTCCTCACGTAACTTCTTCACAAGTTCATCTGTATCTGTAAGTTCTTCCTTTACAGGTTCGGGTTCCGGTTTAACACGAACCTGGATTTTAGATTCAGAAGCTACTTTTTCAATAGCTTCCTCTATTGAATCTCCGTTAATAACATGGAACTTGATGCTATCCATATTGAGATATTTAGGTGCTCTTTTCTCAACCCTGGAAAAGACATTCTTGTAAGATTTATAGGTTGCAATTGCCGCTGTAAGTGAATCACGTTCATGGTCGTTGGAATAACCATATGTCCTTGCAAGGGCTATCTTGTCTTCAGCTCTTATTTCTCCCCCCGGACTCCATATCACTGCATTGAAACTGCGGCGTACCTTTTCAACGGCCGAAGGTGTTGGGTAAACATCTGTGGCAACGATGGCAGGTTTTCCGTATTCGGCTATCATCCTGACAACTTCATCATGTGAGATTCCACGAATACTCTCAGAGAGTAAAAGTTCCCCGACAAGTGAAAGAATTGCAATTCCCACAGTTGTCCCGGGGTCAATACCAACTATGGTATACTTCCTTCCTGCTTTCTTCAGGGGTATGTATTGTATCTTGTCTCGTTCCACACTTTTGACAGTGACCTGCACATCGGCATTTGAAGATGGTTTTACGGGAACCCTGTCACGACGCGCTTTTACTGTAAATTCTGCCCTTACATACCCACCAAAACCTTCGGTAATGCGTTCGGTGTACCTGTATCCGGTGTCCCTGGAAAATTTACGCAGGATGCTCTCTATTTCCCTGCTTTTTTCCCTGACAGCTCCATGAACCTTTCTTCGATAGCGGTTCTGACTCCAGCCTCCTCTCCCAAGGGAACGGGCACGACTGACTTTAATGCGTGTAATATCTTCAAAAAGGGAAACTTCTTCGCCCACACCAAGACTTGCAAGTATGGCGCAGGTTTCAGCTTCCTGTATCGGATCGAACTGGTTCAGGGAAAGTCCGTGTTCCTGTGCAAGTCTTAGTAGTGGTTTCTGGTGGATTCCACCTGTAACCTGCACAAGCCGGGTGTTATCAGGGAGCTTTTCAAGTAAATGAATAAGTGCTTTTTTGTTCGGGGCAAGCTCAAAAATGTTATCTACTGCAATGTAATCAGGCCTGTCATTGTTCAACATCCGCAGTATCCTGTGAAGCCTGACCATGGTGTAATGGCTTATTTCCCCGTCCCTGAGTACGGCAACGGCATATCGGGGAGCTTCCTGTGCTCTGGAGGAACCCCTGGCTATGTCAATACCGTATATTACCCCGTTTTGCATACAATTTATTTTATGTTGCTACTTAGATATATCAATGACCACTGGCACTTTTCCAGCTTCAGCTTTGCATAATCTCTGAAACAATATCTTTTGGATCCCTATCAATCCTGTATTTTCGCTTGAAATGTTTCAGGACATTGGCTACGTCCCTTTCGAGAAGTTCTTCAGCATGCGGGTGACTTATTTCAACGTACTGTGGCCAGTCAATGAACTGAACCCCGTTCTCGTTGACAAAAATATTGTATTCACTCAGATCAGAATGAATGTAACCTTTTTCATAAACAAGGGAAACCTGCCTGAGTATTTCATTTAAGAACCACTCCGGGTCTTCAAGTTTTGTTTTGAAAAGGAGTGTTCCCTTTGCCACATCCATGACAAGTGCATGACGATTGTTGTCCAGCAGTTTTGGAACGGAAACTTCCGGATAGAGCTTTTTTATAATTGCAGCTTCCCTTTTTGCTGCAAGCCTGGCTGCATAAATCCATGAAAAGTGTTCCTTCCCTTCAAGGTGTGATCGTGTCCTTTTGACGCTCTTGAAACTGGTTCTGCCTTCCCGGTGGAATTTAAGAATAACACCCTGAGCTTCACCAAATGCAAGTTCCGGTTCCTTTACAGCTTCATGAACAACGGATTCTTTCCCGACACCAATCTCATCACCAATGGCGCTGATAGTCCCTCTTTTAACAAGTGTGTTAAGAGCCAATGTATCATAACCGTCAAAGTATATCTGGTACCCCTCATATGGCTGATAGGTGGCGATTACCATGTTGTTCTTGATTAATGTTTTAAGTTTGAACTCAAGGGCTGAGTGTGAAAGGCGAGTGTATTTCATTATATCTTCAGCAGGCACCCATTCAAAGTGCTTCATGCCTATTTCAATACCTGCAAGTATACGCAGGTCTTTGCTGTCCATTTCCTTGAATAACTTCACAACGTCGTCTATCATCTGAATTCCTAATTGCCGGGATGGTTTAGATTGTTTGTGGTAGGCTGCACTTTAACATTAGTTTATTCAAATCTGAAATTGAATGCTCTGTAGAGATATTATTGATATGATAGAAACAGTCTTTTATCTGTTTAAATCCACAAAATCAACTGGCAAGCTAAAATAAAGGAACCATACGCCGAAGGCGGCACAGTACGATGCTGCTGCACAGACTATAATTCCAAATATTATTGTGGTTATACAAAGAATTCTACAGGATTCCTTGGATAAAAGTACAAGGTATCATGCAGATTATTTTGTTTATTCGAGTGGCAAAACACCGGCTTTGCCGGTTCCTTCGTTTTCACTCAAGTTATAATCCAAACTTACCCCACGCCTCTTCCTCAACTCTGCGAATCACTTCTTTAAGCGGCAGTCCGACCTTATCAGCAATCTTCCGACAGTCCTCATACTCCGCAGAAATATGCAGTACTTCGCCTGTTTTATCCTGTGCTATTTTCACAGCACTGGTAAATTCCTCACCTTTAAGCCGGATGCTTATTTCATCCATCCTGCGATCAGCTACAAAACGATGTACTGTTGGGATTACACGAATTCCAAGCGTGCCGGTCTCTTTCATTATCTCCCTGGCGACACGTTCGCTGTTCTGGGATTTTGTGATAACTTTTATAATATGGCCTGATCTGCCTTTCTTCATGATGGTTGGTGTGATTGCAACGTCTCTTGCACCTGCTGCGAGAAGTTTGTCGAACAGGTTTCCAAGAACCTCGCCGGTAACATCGTCAACATTAGTTTCCAGAACTTCAATCTGGTCTCTGGTAAGGATGTCATCCATTTCAACAAGCATACTTCTAAGGACATTCGGGTCTTCTGTATCAGCATCGCCTGCACCGTAACCTATTGAAAGAACCTTTCCTTTTGGCAGATTATCAATGGGTTTTGCAAAATAAGAAAGTAAAGCGGCACCGGTTGGTGTGAGAAGTTCTCTTTTGCCGGAACCATAAGATGAAAGATTTCCTGAACACAGGATTTCAAGTGTTGCAGGTGCAGGAACAGCCATAAGTCCGTGTGCAGCCTTTACCTTTCCGCCGCCAACGTTGACAGGTGTGCAGAATATCGCTTCAGCGCCAATCTCATGGATTGCTGCACAGGAGCCGATAACATCTGCCAGGGCATCATTCTGCCCGACTTCATGGAAATGAATTGTTTCAAGTGGTTCACCATGTACCTTTGATTCGGCTTCAGCCATAATAGTAAACACATCAAGTGCACTTTTTTCAACCTGAGGATGAAGTCCTGCTGACTTGATTATATCCACAAGTTCATGATAGTGTCTGGAATGTTCCTCATGGGGTACATGGATCTTAACGTCGGTGGCAGATATACCTTGCTTATTAGCCCTGTTAACAGATACGGTTACATCAACTGCTGATTCAATTATCTCGCATATCTTTGCAGCATCTGCTCCAAGATCAATGAGACTTCCAAGTATCATGTCACCGGCTGCACCTGAGAACGGATCAAATATAAGGGACTTCATATTATCTTTCCCGGATTATATGTTTGAAGTTGTATGTTTTAAATTATAAACGTTAAACAGGAATGTCACTTTTTATCGTTACTTTGTCTTGCTTCAGCAACCCTGTTGGCGATTCTCGCAGCAAAGGAACCTGCTACAAATCCTGCATCTATGTTGACAACCGAAAGCACGGAGCATGACTGCAACATGGAAAGCAGTGCAGCCTCTCCTTTTGCACCGGCTCCATAACCTGTGGATACCGGAAGACCAATTACCGGCACATCCATAAGACCTGAAACTACAGTTGGCAGAGTACCTTCCCTTCCTGCTGCAACTACTATGGAATCCGGTTTTTTCTCCTTGAGAATCTGCATTTCAGATACTAACCTGTGAAATCCTGCAACTCCTACGTCATAGATTGCTACTGTCTCACAGCCCATCTCATGAGCTACCATTCTTGCCTCTTCAGCTGCATCAATATCAGCAGTTCCTGCTGTTATTATTGCAACAACTCCTCCTGTTCTAGGTGCAGGTGTGCCATTGTGGACCACTACACCTTTTGAATGGAGATCCCATTCAAGGTTTTCGGGATCAAACGTTGCCTCAATCATTTCCCTGTGGCTTCCACTGAGTCTTGTAATGAGAACTCTTCCACTTGCATCCACCTGTGCTTTTGCAATTTGCACAACATCTGCAGGGTCTTTGCCTTCTGCAAGGATTGCTTCCATTATGCCTGTGCGATGCTTGCGGAAAATATCTATTTTGGCAATGTCTGTGACCGGGACATAGCCCATGGAGCGGATATCGGATTCTGCAGTTTCGAGATCCATCTCGTTATTTTTCAGCTTGTTCAATATGCTTTTGAGATCCATTTATATTCACTCCTATTTTGGATTATTAATATATAACTGAATTTGAGAATCAGCAAAGAAAATAGAGATATTGTCCTATCAGCTTATTAAAGTAGGTTTGAACAATATCTCATTTTGGTTTTTGATATTTCGAACTATCTCCGCTTTCATACCTGCTTGAACATCTCCTTTGCCATTGAAACTCTCTGCTCAAGGTCGTTTCCTTCAAGTTCGTTTACCACAGAATCAAGAACATCTGGTATGTCAATGTGCTGTGGACATTTCTCAAGACACTGTCCGCACTGGATACATAGAGATGCAAACTCGCCTCCACCTGTACCAACAGCACCGCCTGTACGTGCAGCATACATGAATTTTACTGTGTCAGTATCCTCCTCCAGGTAAAGATTGTTATACATCTCAAAACAAAGTGGAATATTCACACCTGCCGGACAGGGCATGCAGTACTGGCAACCGGTACACTCTACCTTCATCAGCTCACGGTATTTGTTTTCCACTTTCTTCACAAGTTGCATTTCTTCTTCTGTAAGTGAGTTTGCATGTGCTTCCCCTGCAACCCTGAGATTCTCTTCAACATGAGCTTCCTCGCTCATACCTGAAAGAACCACTGTAACTTCAGGATGGTTCCATACCCAGCGCAGAGCCCATTCTGCAGGTGTCCTCTTTATTGATGCCTCGTTCCATATCTCATCCACAGCCTGCGGTACAGTTTTTGTAAGGCTTCCTCCACGAAGAGGCTCCATTATGACAACTCCAAGGTCTTTAGAAGCTGCGTATTCCAATCCAGCTTTACCTGCCTGGTTCTTTTCATCCAGATAATTGTACTGGATCTGGCAGAAGTCCCAATCATAAGCATCAACTATGCGGTTGAAATCCTCTGATGCTCCGTGGAACGAAAAACCTGCATTAATGATACGACCATCAGCTTTGGCCTTGTCAAGAAAATCAACTATACCTAATTTTTCAACATCGTCCCACAGGTCACCAACAAGGGCGTGTATGAGGTAATAGTCTATATGGTCGGTGTTTAACTTCTCAAGCTGGGCGTTCAGATAGTAATCCATATCCTCACGTTTCTCTATAAGCCATGATGGAAGTTTTGTTGCTATCTTTACTTTTTCACGATATCCATCAGCAAGAGCACGACCCAGAAAAGGTTCGCTTGCTCCCATGTGATATGGCCAGGCTGTATCAACATAGTTCACTCCCTGGTCGATTGCATCACGTACCTGTTTGGTGGCTCTGTCTTCATCTATACTGCCATCTTCTTTTGAAGCAAGACGCATGCATCCGAATCCCAGTATCGAAAGCTCATCTCCGTTCTTTGGCATTTTCCTGTATAACATCTTTAGTTCTCCCTAATCTTTGACTTTCAGTTATATTTTGCGACATGAATGTTTATTGACTGAATAGTCAGTCATGTTTGGCTTTATTAGTATATATTTGCTTTGATTGTTCAATCACTCATTTTATTGTGAAAAATAAATTTTATTCAGATTTTCTGAACACCTTTTCATTGATCAGACTTGCAATCTCACGTATATCGCTTGAATGCGAAAAAGTACCTATGCGAATTTTCTTTGTGTTTTTATCAAAACATGTACACTCTTTTGTAGTCACTAAAATTGTCCTCTCTATTTACTGTATTATT from Methanolobus tindarius DSM 2278 harbors:
- a CDS encoding tetratricopeptide repeat protein, with translation MDSDTPEEWFKLAFDAEDPEEKIEYFSLILGHDDLDPELWSNEALALVWNNKGIALSFLGLYEEALECFKMSVRLNKSDVDVWCNMGVILFNTGNHEAAIKCYNRILRLDPTNENAWVNKGDILGVMGRHNEAIECYSKVHKEIELDNKFAVVWNKKGLAYFGLGKYEDAVDCFNRVLKIDPEHIDAIENMKAAMLKAKQINEEINYNIPRACKE
- a CDS encoding serine/threonine-protein kinase RIO2, whose translation is MIDDVVKLFKEMDSKDLRILAGIEIGMKHFEWVPAEDIMKYTRLSHSALEFKLKTLIKNNMVIATYQPYEGYQIYFDGYDTLALNTLVKRGTISAIGDEIGVGKESVVHEAVKEPELAFGEAQGVILKFHREGRTSFKSVKRTRSHLEGKEHFSWIYAARLAAKREAAIIKKLYPEVSVPKLLDNNRHALVMDVAKGTLLFKTKLEDPEWFLNEILRQVSLVYEKGYIHSDLSEYNIFVNENGVQFIDWPQYVEISHPHAEELLERDVANVLKHFKRKYRIDRDPKDIVSEIMQS
- the mobA gene encoding molybdenum cofactor guanylyltransferase, translated to MIRSSLLLAGGLGTRMNGREKALMMLEDSTLLERSLSVLDDVSDEVIISLRDEQQVQEFSPYLQGRKIVTDRIRNAGPLAGMLSGFERAEGDYVFTVACDMPYLNMALIDIMFDMVGEHEALIPISEYGRKEPLHAVYKRDVMLGAIESALEEGSRSILSPVSFLDDVIYLDAEVIRTIDKEFKSFVNVNTPQDMLKLER
- a CDS encoding DUF460 domain-containing protein, with amino-acid sequence MQNGVIYGIDIARGSSRAQEAPRYAVAVLRDGEISHYTMVRLHRILRMLNNDRPDYIAVDNIFELAPNKKALIHLLEKLPDNTRLVQVTGGIHQKPLLRLAQEHGLSLNQFDPIQEAETCAILASLGVGEEVSLFEDITRIKVSRARSLGRGGWSQNRYRRKVHGAVREKSREIESILRKFSRDTGYRYTERITEGFGGYVRAEFTVKARRDRVPVKPSSNADVQVTVKSVERDKIQYIPLKKAGRKYTIVGIDPGTTVGIAILSLVGELLLSESIRGISHDEVVRMIAEYGKPAIVATDVYPTPSAVEKVRRSFNAVIWSPGGEIRAEDKIALARTYGYSNDHERDSLTAAIATYKSYKNVFSRVEKRAPKYLNMDSIKFHVINGDSIEEAIEKVASESKIQVRVKPEPEPVKEELTDTDELVKKLREEIRQKNSQIKQLKDYVSEIKYESGQKEKTIEKLEMRINKFKTSIYKQVKKEREIQIRDTEIERLNKELAKTRKNLKNQRRQNKRLKQIRKKEVKGEGLPVKVISAFTREAIQHTKELYGIKENDVVFLKDPSGGGPVTASLLAESKVKAVLITEDMPHAALESFYDNDVPVLKDIQLHRVGDLASVDPDILDEAIELWKEGAEKRRNEKEQEQFQSILDEYRSERRRGLV
- a CDS encoding aldo/keto reductase, with translation MLYRKMPKNGDELSILGFGCMRLASKEDGSIDEDRATKQVRDAIDQGVNYVDTAWPYHMGASEPFLGRALADGYREKVKIATKLPSWLIEKREDMDYYLNAQLEKLNTDHIDYYLIHALVGDLWDDVEKLGIVDFLDKAKADGRIINAGFSFHGASEDFNRIVDAYDWDFCQIQYNYLDEKNQAGKAGLEYAASKDLGVVIMEPLRGGSLTKTVPQAVDEIWNEASIKRTPAEWALRWVWNHPEVTVVLSGMSEEAHVEENLRVAGEAHANSLTEEEMQLVKKVENKYRELMKVECTGCQYCMPCPAGVNIPLCFEMYNNLYLEEDTDTVKFMYAARTGGAVGTGGGEFASLCIQCGQCLEKCPQHIDIPDVLDSVVNELEGNDLEQRVSMAKEMFKQV
- the larC gene encoding nickel pincer cofactor biosynthesis protein LarC, whose translation is MKSLIFDPFSGAAGDMILGSLIDLGADAAKICEIIESAVDVTVSVNRANKQGISATDVKIHVPHEEHSRHYHELVDIIKSAGLHPQVEKSALDVFTIMAEAESKVHGEPLETIHFHEVGQNDALADVIGSCAAIHEIGAEAIFCTPVNVGGGKVKAAHGLMAVPAPATLEILCSGNLSSYGSGKRELLTPTGAALLSYFAKPIDNLPKGKVLSIGYGAGDADTEDPNVLRSMLVEMDDILTRDQIEVLETNVDDVTGEVLGNLFDKLLAAGARDVAITPTIMKKGRSGHIIKVITKSQNSERVAREIMKETGTLGIRVIPTVHRFVADRRMDEISIRLKGEEFTSAVKIAQDKTGEVLHISAEYEDCRKIADKVGLPLKEVIRRVEEEAWGKFGL
- the larB gene encoding nickel pincer cofactor biosynthesis protein LarB, with protein sequence MDLKSILNKLKNNEMDLETAESDIRSMGYVPVTDIAKIDIFRKHRTGIMEAILAEGKDPADVVQIAKAQVDASGRVLITRLSGSHREMIEATFDPENLEWDLHSKGVVVHNGTPAPRTGGVVAIITAGTADIDAAEEARMVAHEMGCETVAIYDVGVAGFHRLVSEMQILKEKKPDSIVVAAGREGTLPTVVSGLMDVPVIGLPVSTGYGAGAKGEAALLSMLQSCSVLSVVNIDAGFVAGSFAARIANRVAEARQSNDKK